The nucleotide sequence AGCAACTCCTCGGTCTTCTCCAACCTGCTGTGGTGCTTGGAATCACGAGGGAGCGCATTCCGACACTTCGTGATGGCTCGAGAAGATTCCAGGAACTGATCCTGCTGCAGGAGCACTTTGCCCGCATCGAGGTAATGGGAACAGGCCCCCTCGGGCATTTTCCGCGCGACGTAGGCATCGGCGAGAAGCATCTGGAGGCCTGTTGGCTGTGGCCGTTGTGGATCGAGTTCTCGAAGTCGCTGCTCCAAAGCCAACGCCTGCTCATATTGATAGATGAAGCTCCTCGTTCCCACCAATGCTGAGTTCGGGTCTCGCGCGAAGATCATTCCCAATGCGACGTGCAGTCGGAGCTTGGTCTCCACGGCACCATCCATATGGGCCCCCCACTTCATCTGGAACAAGCGTTCGATGACTCCTCGAAGCCAACTGGAGTAGGGCGTATCTGGTCCCGTGTGGGTCTGCAGCAATTCCGCGAGGCGAGCAGGTGGGTCTAGATCATTCCAGTTACGAGCCCATGCATTCGCATACAGCATGATGGCAGCGTCTCTTCGCCCCGATTTCTCCGCGGCTTGTGCCGCATAGAAAAGCAAGTCGCGAAAAGCTGTCCCACCCATGCCCGTCACGGGCCAGGCGTTGAAGGCGGGGGCGTGGTTCTGGAAGGCCTCGAACTCCTCGAAGGCAAGCTCTCCTCGAAGCGCCACCCGCATCTCCTGGAGCATGGCGCGGTAGTTGCCGCCTTCGGAGCCACCTTGCGACAGCGCGGGCCAGTCCTCGGTGAGGAAGTCCTCCACCGTGACGCCTTGTCGCACGATGGCCCGCGCGAGAATCGGCAGGAGGTCCGCTGTTTCCGGGGCATCCTTCCATGCGATGACGAGCTTCTTCACTCCTGCACGGACGGCCCGGGGGGTGACCGCCGTGAGTCCTCCGAGTAGCACCTGGGCTTGAGCGATCCTCGGCGGACGTTGCTCGGTCAGCACAGCCAGGGCGCCATTGATGGGCTTCTCGAACGTGGGAAGTGTCTGCGCTGCAAAATGGTACTTCCAGAACGCGGCCTGGCTGTCTCCCGATGCCTGGAGCGCCCGGCCCAGGTTGAAGGCATAGACCGCGCGTTCCTGGGCGCGCAGCGTTGGGACCAGTTGCGCCCGCAGTTCGAGTTCCTGCATGACCGCAAGTGCCTCTTCAGGACGCCCGCTCTCCAGGAGGAACACGCCCAGGTCGTTCAGGGCGCTTCGCTGAATCTCAGGCGTCGCGAGCTCCGCAGCGCGGCGCAGGTCGGCGGTCACCTGTCGTCGGTCTGTGGGGGTGGCCTCCGCGCGAAGCCGAGCAGTCCTGAGTCGGATGGCGCCTTCCTCGTGGGAAGAGACGTCGCCCGAGCGTAGGAGGTCCTCGTAGGTCTTGAGGGCCTCATGCAGTTTGTCTTGCGCTTCGAGGTTCGCGGCGACCTCTAATTGTCCAGCCACGCGGGAAGGAGCTTCGCCGATACTGGTCAACGGAATCAGTATCACCAGGGCCACAGGCAGGACTTTCATTTGGCCACCTGCAAGTCGCACGGGATTCCCTCATCTTCGATGGAGTCCAGCCAGATCTGGACCGACTTGAGCTGGCGGATGTTGGAATAGTGCTCGGCGCGGAGCTTCTGGCCATTCATTTTGAGGTGCTCGACGGTGAGCACCTCCTCGGAAGGGGCCGACCAACGGCCGATGCGCCATGTGCCAAGAGACGAGATCTTGACCTGTGCGCCCTGTGGGGGGGCTCCGGTGATGCGAAACGTCGATCCCGCGAGGCTGCAATACGAGGGCCACGCCAGCCTCAGCAATCCGCGGGGAGGGGACCGCAAATCGGCCTCGCTTGTCAGCATGAAAGACTCCTTCAACACGTCCTTGAGCTTCTTGATGTCGCGAGGGAAGTCCTTGTTGAGGCATGCCCCCACGTCACGCGGAATATTCGCGACCGCGGGAACACCTCGCAGAACGATGGTCTGGGGCTCGTAGAGCAGGCAGCGCCAGAGTGTGTGTGCGAAGTTCTTGCCGCGATAGACATCCAGGACGAGATGGTAGAGATTGCCTTTCGCTTCGATGTGACCATGAATGAAGTTGCCTGATGGCGAGGTCGTGGTTTCGTCGAACCTCCAGTAGCGTCCGAAGCGCGCAAGTTCGCCAGCGACGCGTCGGGCGGCCTCCAGCTCTGACTGGGAGCGCGACGTGGCCGATGCGAAGTAGATATCGAAGCCGCTTCCTTCATAGGTGAAGACGACTGGAACGCCTTGGGCCATGGCGGCCACGGGGCAGACGAGGACCAGGAACAGGAGTCGCGCGAGTCTCATGGGCTGGTGAACACCACGACCTCTTGTGGAAAGTTTGAGAACGAGGGCACGGGAGCGACCTCTACCCTCGCCGAATGTCCCGAGAAATGAACATCGACGATGTCACCTGTTTCGAGTGGTGGAACGGCTGGGACCGGAACACGAGGCCTCGACCACATGGCCATGAGTGGATGGGATGCCTGCCGGAGTTCCGCGGTCCAGCCTGTGCGAATATGCGCGGGCACCTCGACGTCTTCGGCGCAGCCGATCCATACCCCTTCTCCCCCGTACCCATCGACGCTGTACTGCTTCGTCCGGCCCTCATGGGTGACCAGGATGTTCAACTGGACCTTGTTCTGGCGGATCCGGTTGGCGAGGTGTTCCTCGGGCCTGACGAGAATGACGGGACGCAGGAACGACTCTGGGATTCGCAACGTCGTCTTTCTCCACCACCAACGCGACAGCTGTAGCCGTCGTTCGGGATATCCCATGACGCGGACTTCGATCTCCGGTGCGCTGAAGGGCCATCGCCAGAAGTTCATTCGCAGGGCGCGACTCGCGGGGATTGTCTGCTCATCGCCTTGAGCGGCGCCCGCGAGACGAACTTCCACGCTCCGTTCCACGGCCTCCCTCGGGGCTTCCAACTCGATGGTTCCCAAGCAGTGGATGAAGGCCACGAACCCCACCAGTGCTGCGACCGTGAATCGCGGAGTTCTGGGGTTCGAGAGCACCTGCTCGTCGAGCCAGGACTGAAGTTGTTTGGTGCGGTCCTCGCTGATCAACCGGAGCACGAAAGCCAACCAGGACAGCGCTCCACCCAGCGCGAGGAATCCGCCAACCTGCTCGAAGCCATCCGTGTAGTGCAGGACCCACCAGAGCATGGCGGTTCCCGCGAACCCCAACATCGCCAGGTTTCGGAGAAATGGCCTCCTGGTGTCTGGGCTTTTCAGGTCCGCAACGGCGACGACCGAGGGGCTGGTCTCGTCGCCCTGATGGTCTGCCGCGCCTGCCGCAGTACTGCCCCCCGAGTTCGACATGCTCAAGACTCTAGCGAGATGTCCACTTGTAGTGAAGTCGAGCAGCTTCGGGGTTGGGAAGTCTTGATCCACTCAGCGCATAAGGGGAAACCACCATGCCGTTCCTCTGCGGACCGCCCTTCCTGGCAGCGCGGTCCGATGTGGCCCGCACCGGGCGCGATGCGGGCCAGCGAGGGCGTGCGGTTCGCTTCAATGCCAGCCTGCCGATAAAATCAAGACTCCCGGCATGACCAAGGAGTCCGCGTGAAACTCATATCGAATAGCGCGATTGTGACAGGGGCGGCACAAGGTATCGGGAAGGGAATCGCCGAGCGCCTGATGCGAGAGGGGACCCACGTGCTCCTCTTCGGTCGGACCCAGTCGACCCTGGACGCGACCGCCGAGGAGCTCAACCGCGTCGCGGAGGGGCGGGCGCGGGCGGTGCCCTTCGCCGGCGACGTGACCCAGGCGAAGGATGTGGCTCGGGGCATCGAGTTCGCCGAGCGTGAGCTGGGGCTGCCGGGAATCCTGGTGAACAACGCCGGGACGGTGACGATGTCGCTGCTGGTGGACCTGGAGGAGGACACCTTCGACCAGGTGATGACCGTGAACCTGAAGGGGCCATTCCTCTTCATGAAGGCCTTCGCGCGCGCGCTGCTCCAGGCGAAGAAGCCCGGCGCGGTGGTGAACATCTCCTCCCTGGCGCAGCTCGGCATGACGGAGGGCATGGCGCACTACTGCGCCTCCAAGGCGGGGCTCGCGCACCTGTCGAGGGTCGCCGCGCTGGAGCTCGGAAGGCATGGCATCCGGGTGAACGTGGTGGCGCCGGGCGTCATCCTCACGCCCCTGGTGGAGAACGCGGGGTTCGTGGAGCGCATGCGCGGTGAGTTCCTCGCGAGGACGCCGCTGGGCAAGCCCTGCGGTCTCCCCTCCGACATCGCCAGCGCCGTCGCCTACCTGTGCAGCGAGGACTCGTCCTGGATCACCGGAGAGACGATCTCCGTGGATGGAGGCAACCACCTCCGGGGGATGCAGAACTACTGGGCGGGGATGAATCCGCCCGGGTGAGGTCGCGCACCCGCGTGCGCACGCGGGACTGAAGAGACCGGTCCGTTTCGCCGGCCCCTTCGGTCCGCTCAGGGACTACTGGCCGAAACACTCCCACCTGAGTCTCGACGTCGGCTCGCAGATGCAGACCCCGGGCGCGGTGCTGCTGAGGCAGCACTGCACGCTGGCCCCCAGCGTGCCGCAGGCCCTGCCCTCATAGGAAGAGCATCGGGGCAGGGAGTCAGAACAGGCCGAGAGCTCATCGGAAGACACCGCGAGCTCATCGCCCGCGTTGTCCTCCACCGCGCCACCGCAGCCGAGGGACGACAGACCCAGGAACACCGCCACCACCAAGACATGACGCATCATCGAACCTCTGGACAGGGGGTTGAGTGCTCCTCATCGGCCGGGGCTGTGGTTCGCGAAGGGGTGCCTTGCGAGGTGCGACGCCATCATTCTTCGGAAGCGTGCGGGGCCGCCAGCACACCTCCACCGTCGAACTCGGGTCTCCCGCCACGAAAGGACGTGAGAGGGCGGTGAGACACCGACCCTCTTCATGACCAGGAGGGGTACCCATGACGTGCAGACACTGGCACTGGCGTTGGCGTGTCGCCGCCACCCAGAAGGAACTCGATGCCGTGGCGCGCATCCGCTGGGCGGTCTTCGGCGGTGAGCTGGGCTTGTTGTCCGAGCAGTCCGCGGTGTCCCGGCGGGAGGTGACGTGTGTCGACACGCTCGACACCACGGTGCACGTGCTCGTCTATGCCGGTGATGAGCCGGTGGCGACGATGCGCGTGGCGCTGCCCAACGCGGAGGTGGCGGCGAACCTGGGAGGGAAGGTGGGGCTCGAGATGGAGCAGCGGGTGGACCTCTCGGGGCTGCTCCAACCGGGGCGGTTGGTCGCGGAGCCCTCACGCTTCTGTGTGTTGCCACAGTGGCGGCGCTCGGAGGCCGTCACGTGGCTGCAGGCGGGCATGTACGCGGAGAGCCGGCGGCGCGGTGTGACGCACTGGATTGCGTCCGCGAACCTGGAGACGGACTCGGCCGAGGACGCGCGCCTCTCCTGGTTGGTGGCTGCCCGACGCGGCTGGCTGAGCCCCCACTGGCGCGTCTCCATCCCCGACACGTGTCACGCCCCGGCACGGCCCCGCAGTCCCTTCTACACGCCCGAGGAGCGGGCCAGGGCGGCGCAGGGGCAGTGGGACGGGCTGCGGCTGCCCCGGGCGCCCGCGCTCTTCGCCAGGACGATGGGCGCGCGCTTCATCGCCGAGCCCCTCTACGACACGTATTTCCAGTGGTTCACGCTGCCGCTCGTCATGGCGCTCGATGAGATTCCGACGGACTCCCTGGCGCGCTTCCACGCGCTGGAGCACGGCGTGAGCCTGGCCGCCTAGGCGGTAGCGGTTGCTTTCCCTTCACCTTCAACACGCAGCGACCGGGAGCCCCAGGGGCACCGGACAGGAGACGTACGTGCACACCCAGACGGAGAATCACGTGGGAGCGAATTGGTTGGCGGCGCTGGACGCGGAGGCGCGAGGACTGGTGGCGGCGGTGGACGCGCAGCCCGACGCTCGGAGCCTCCTCGCGGGCACCCTCGACAAGGAGGGCTACATCCACTTCCTCATCCAGACGTACCACTACGCCCGTTGGAGTACGCCCATCCTCGCGGAGGCGGGTGTGCGGCTCAGGCAGCAGGGCCGGCTCCCGGAGCTGGCGACGCTGCTCATCCAGAAGGGCGAGGAGGAGCGGGGGCATGACCGGTGGCTGCTGTCGGACCTGAAGAACCTGGGGTGCTCGGAGGAGTCCGTGGAGGCGGCGGCGCGCAGCCCCGCGGTGAAGGCCTATACGGGGTGGAACTTCTTCACCTCTCGCGCGGGCGTTGCGACGGCGGCGCTGGGGACCGCGTACGTGCTGGAGTACCTGTCACAGACGCGGGCAGGCGTGTGGGCCGAGCGACTGAGGGAGGTGTCCACCATCCCCAACATCCACAAGTCGGTGACGTTCCTGCGCAGCCACGGGGCGCTGGACGGGGACCACGTGGCGGAGATGGAGCGGCTCTTCGCGGGCCTGTCGGAGCCGGAGGACCAGGAGGCGATCCTCTTCTCGGCCCGCGTCGCGCGGTGCGTCTACCCGCGCATCTTCCGTCAGGGCGGTGACCTCACGACGTAGCGGCCGCGCACGCGAGTCGGAGGCGCCTCCGACTCGCGGTGGGGCGTGTCACACCGGCTTGCTGAGGAGGGCGAGCTGGTAGAGGAAGTCGGCGCGGTCGTCGACGCCCAGCTTGCCGAAGAGGTTGCGCACGTGGGTCTTCACCGTCTGGTCGGAGATCTTGAGGTCATCGGCGATCTGTCCGTTGGACCAGTTGCGGAGCACACCCTTCGCGATGTCGAGCTCGCGGGAGGTGAGCTCGCGTTGCATGTGCAGAGGGAGGGGGATGGAGTGGGGGAGCTCGGTCAAGAGGAGGGCCCACTGGCGGGGGGCGTCATTGGCGGGCAGCTCGATGAACCGGCACGTGCGGTAACCGTCGGGATGATTGGCGACCCAGAGGTTCTTGCCGAGCCGCTCGTCTGGAGTCATCCGGACCAGGGCGTCCAACTGCTCCTTGAAGACGAACGGGAGCCCGGAGGCGTGGATCTCCGAAGGCGTGAACCAGCGCTCCAGCAGGTAGGTGGCGTGCTGGGAGCGGAACACCTCGCGCCTGGGCGGCTCCAGGATGATGAAGGCGGAGTCGTCGCGCTGGTAGAGTTCCTGGAGCAACTGCGCGCCAGCCGTCATGTCCTGGAAGTCCTGGCAGTTGCCCAGGGTGTTGGCGAAGTGCCGGGTGACGCTGGCGAGGGCGGTGACGCTCTGGGTGGGGAAGGGGGAGCGCTGGTGCCGGTAGAACGCGAGGGCGCCGACGAGGCCCGGGCGGATGGGCACGAGGACGGCCATGATGTGTTCCAGGGGCTGCTCCAGCTCCCGGCTGCGTTGGTAGATGAGGGTGCGCTCGTAGTCCCGGCGTGAGATCAGTTGCGTGTCGCAGATGGGCACGCCGGGCTGGGCGAGGATGGGGTCCCGGAGGAAGTCATGGTCGACCAGTCCGGCGTACTCCTCGAGGATGGGGATGCGGTGGCCGGGGACGTGCCAGCGGAAGTCGAGCGTAGGCGTCAAGCGCATGAGGCACAGCGCCATGGCGTCGGCCTGGACGAACTCGAGCATCGACGTGCGGCTCGCCTCGAGGGCTTTGGGGACGGAGCGCTGGCTGCTGAGCGCGATGATTGCGTTGTCCCGGACCACGAGCTCTCGAGTGTTGAAGTCCGTCGGATTGAACATCCACCCCTCCTGGTCAGGCCACCCCGTGGGGTGCGCCGGCATGTCCTTCATCCATACATAAGTCCGGGCTGTAAATCTGTCCCTCACCCCGCAGTGGTATGGACAGGAGGCGCCGACGGGGGTTGGTGTATGCCGAGTCAAACGCGACTCAGTGTGTGGAGTCCGCGGCTCCACGCCTGTCCAGGTCCTCGACCTTCACGGCGTCAGTTCGCAGGGGCGTCGCGGGCGCGAACGTCTGCCTGGCATGGTTGAGCCTCCAAGAGTCCAAGCACTGCGGCGTCGCCGAGGGCGTGCTTGCGGTGTGGCCAGCGCTTCTTTAGAGAGTCGCTCGGCCGCGCAGTGCTCGGATGTTTCAGGTGTCTCCTGGCGAGTGGCCGCGCGGCGCGAACGACACTGTTCCATCACGAAAGCAACTCATGAACCGTTACATTGCAATCCTCGCTGCGAGTCTTGCCGCGTCCCTGCTCACCGCTTGTGGAGATGACGCCGAGAAGAAGCCGGGACCTTCGACGGAGGAGTCCGAGGGATACACCTTGAACGGTCAGGTGACGTCGTTGGAGCCCGCCCGGGTGCCGGGGCGCAGCACGGTGGCCATCGCCTGGGACAACTGGATGGGCTCGTCGGGAGATGTGCTTGTCTCCCAGGGTGACCAGTTGCTCACCGGGAGCGTTCCTGGAGCGTTCACCCTGACGCTGGAGGACGCGCCTCCGACGGCGGCGCTCAACGACTTGAATCCCGGGTTGTTGGGAGTGGGCTACTTCACTGTCTACGATGACCTGGACGGTGACGGCGTCATGGACCTGGAGGACGACGAGGAGCTCCAGGGGTTCTCCATCCACCACGCGGTGCTCTACGTGCCGGCGGTGACGGAGGATGTCCTGGCGTGGCTGCGCAACAGGGGGCTCGTCACGAACCTGGAGGCGCTGAAGCCCGGCTTCAACTTCGCGCGGGGTGTCTGCCGCGAAAACCAGACGTTCGATGCTCTCGAGATCATCCCCGTCGGACCGGTGGAGATTCTGGGAGGTGTCGACTTGAGTGACGGGTGTCTCAACATCCACTGAGCCGCAGCAACCATGCGACGCGCGCAGGAGGTGCGTCGCGTGGGGATCGGCCGTTCGCTCACCGTGCATTGACCCTGTGCCGGGGTGCTCCTTAAGGTGCGTGCTCACCTCTGGAAGGAACACCAGGATGCATCGCCAGATTGTCGCCGCGCTCTTCTGCGTGCTCGTCGCAGTTCCGTTGGCTGCTCCGGCGGCGAGTCCGGAGCTGAAGACTCGCCTCGACGCGCAACTGAAGCTCAACCGCGAGCGCTATGGTATCGCCGGGCAGGCCGTGCTGATCCGCCACAACGGTCAGCTCGTCTATCAAGCGTCGAATGGCGAGAAGGACATTGAGCGCCACGCGCCTGTCTCGACCGATACCGTGTTCAACGCCTATTCGCTGGCCAAGCTGCTGGCCAGCGTGCTGGTGATGCAACTGGTCGAGCAGGGCCGTGTCGAGCTGGATGCGCCCGCCAGCCGCTACCTGCCCGACCTGCCCGTCGCGTGGAAGGCGATCAGCGTGCGCCACTTCCTGGAGCACAGCTCCGGTGTGCCGGAGTACTTCGAGAATCACGAAGGGGCCCTGGTATCGAAGGGGCATGCGGGGCTTGCTCCCACGCTGGAGGCAGCGTTCGCGGGGCTGGCGGACGCCCCGATGCAGTTCGCCACCGGCAGCAGCAATCGTTACACGCAGACCAACTTCCTGGTGCTGACCGCGTTGCTGCAAGCGCACTATCGTCAGCCCTATGCGGCCATCGTGCGCCAGCGCATCCTGAAACCACTGGGCCTGCGCAACACCTGGCTGGGGCCCGCTGGTGTGCCCGCCGCGCGCCTGGCGACGGCGTACATCGGCAAGGATGGCGCCCTGCAACGGGAGGACGATGTCGCCTGGCCCGCCTATGCGCTGGGGCATGCCAGCCTGCACACCACCGTCGGAGAGCTCGACCGCTTCCTGCAGGCGCTGGCCGCCGGCAAGCTGGTGCGTCGGGCGACGCTCCAGACGCTGCTGCAGCCGCGGAAGCTCAGCACGGGCCGCGACAGTGGGTTTGTCAGTGGCTGGGAGTTCGGGCAGAGCGGCGATTATCGGCAGATGAGCCACGACGGTGGCACTCGCGTGCGTGCACGCCTGTTGTTCAAGGACTCGTTGGCGGGTGACACCTGGACGTTCGTCTATTTCACCAACGGCAGCGTGCGCAACGTCTGGTCACGCACGCTGGTGGACAGCACCATGGCGCAGGTGGCGCCACGGTTGTTTCCGCGAGAGACGCTGTCCGAGCGCCTGTTCACCCATGCCCTCGCTGATGACGGCGCCGACGACACGGCGTTGAAGACCTGGTTGCGCGACGGCAGCGGCGTCGCCTCGGAGGAGTTGGAGCGCGCCATCAACGGCGCCGGCTATGCCATCCGTGAGAACCTCGGCGCCCGCCCGGCGCTGAAGGTGTTCACCCTCAACACCGCGCTTCATCCGGAGTCGGCCAATGCCTGGGACAGTCTGGCCGAATGCCACGCCGCGCTGGGCGATGCGGCAATCGCGGCGGAGCTGTACGCGAAGTCGCGGCAACTGGCCGAGGCCGCGAAGGCGAAGCCGTAATCAGCCGTGCGGGGTGATGCCCGGCTGCGCGATCCCCGTGGAGGGGACGAAGGTGGCGACCGGCTCGCTCTTGCCCTTGACCGCCACCGGAGGGGCAGGGGACCAGGTGAAGGTCTCTCCCGCGGTGGCGCGCGTGGATGCGGACACGAGCAGGGGTGTCCCCACCTGCTTGGTGAGCCCTTCGATACGGCTGGCCAGGTTCACCGCGTCACCAATCACCGTGTACTCGCGCCGCTGGGGGCTGCCGACGTCGCCCACGACGACGCGGCCGGTGTGGATGCCAATGCCGATGTGCAGCGGCTCCTCGCCCCGCGCCACGCGCTCCGTGTTGAGCGCCGCCAGCACGTCGAGCATCTCCAGTCCACACGCCACGGCCGCGCGCGCATGGTCCGGGTGGTCGAGCGGCGCGCCGAAGTACGCGAGGATGCCGTCGCCGATGAACTTGTCGAGCGTCCCGCCATGGCGGAACACCACCTCCACCATGCGCGACAGGTACTCGTTGAGC is from Myxococcus fulvus and encodes:
- a CDS encoding SDR family NAD(P)-dependent oxidoreductase, with translation MKLISNSAIVTGAAQGIGKGIAERLMREGTHVLLFGRTQSTLDATAEELNRVAEGRARAVPFAGDVTQAKDVARGIEFAERELGLPGILVNNAGTVTMSLLVDLEEDTFDQVMTVNLKGPFLFMKAFARALLQAKKPGAVVNISSLAQLGMTEGMAHYCASKAGLAHLSRVAALELGRHGIRVNVVAPGVILTPLVENAGFVERMRGEFLARTPLGKPCGLPSDIASAVAYLCSEDSSWITGETISVDGGNHLRGMQNYWAGMNPPG
- a CDS encoding N-acyl amino acid synthase FeeM domain-containing protein: MTCRHWHWRWRVAATQKELDAVARIRWAVFGGELGLLSEQSAVSRREVTCVDTLDTTVHVLVYAGDEPVATMRVALPNAEVAANLGGKVGLEMEQRVDLSGLLQPGRLVAEPSRFCVLPQWRRSEAVTWLQAGMYAESRRRGVTHWIASANLETDSAEDARLSWLVAARRGWLSPHWRVSIPDTCHAPARPRSPFYTPEERARAAQGQWDGLRLPRAPALFARTMGARFIAEPLYDTYFQWFTLPLVMALDEIPTDSLARFHALEHGVSLAA
- a CDS encoding iron-containing redox enzyme family protein, with the translated sequence MHTQTENHVGANWLAALDAEARGLVAAVDAQPDARSLLAGTLDKEGYIHFLIQTYHYARWSTPILAEAGVRLRQQGRLPELATLLIQKGEEERGHDRWLLSDLKNLGCSEESVEAAARSPAVKAYTGWNFFTSRAGVATAALGTAYVLEYLSQTRAGVWAERLREVSTIPNIHKSVTFLRSHGALDGDHVAEMERLFAGLSEPEDQEAILFSARVARCVYPRIFRQGGDLTT
- a CDS encoding helix-turn-helix transcriptional regulator translates to MFNPTDFNTRELVVRDNAIIALSSQRSVPKALEASRTSMLEFVQADAMALCLMRLTPTLDFRWHVPGHRIPILEEYAGLVDHDFLRDPILAQPGVPICDTQLISRRDYERTLIYQRSRELEQPLEHIMAVLVPIRPGLVGALAFYRHQRSPFPTQSVTALASVTRHFANTLGNCQDFQDMTAGAQLLQELYQRDDSAFIILEPPRREVFRSQHATYLLERWFTPSEIHASGLPFVFKEQLDALVRMTPDERLGKNLWVANHPDGYRTCRFIELPANDAPRQWALLLTELPHSIPLPLHMQRELTSRELDIAKGVLRNWSNGQIADDLKISDQTVKTHVRNLFGKLGVDDRADFLYQLALLSKPV
- a CDS encoding serine hydrolase domain-containing protein; this translates as MHRQIVAALFCVLVAVPLAAPAASPELKTRLDAQLKLNRERYGIAGQAVLIRHNGQLVYQASNGEKDIERHAPVSTDTVFNAYSLAKLLASVLVMQLVEQGRVELDAPASRYLPDLPVAWKAISVRHFLEHSSGVPEYFENHEGALVSKGHAGLAPTLEAAFAGLADAPMQFATGSSNRYTQTNFLVLTALLQAHYRQPYAAIVRQRILKPLGLRNTWLGPAGVPAARLATAYIGKDGALQREDDVAWPAYALGHASLHTTVGELDRFLQALAAGKLVRRATLQTLLQPRKLSTGRDSGFVSGWEFGQSGDYRQMSHDGGTRVRARLLFKDSLAGDTWTFVYFTNGSVRNVWSRTLVDSTMAQVAPRLFPRETLSERLFTHALADDGADDTALKTWLRDGSGVASEELERAINGAGYAIRENLGARPALKVFTLNTALHPESANAWDSLAECHAALGDAAIAAELYAKSRQLAEAAKAKP